Below is a window of Perca flavescens isolate YP-PL-M2 unplaced genomic scaffold, PFLA_1.0 EPR50_1.1_unplaced_scaf_20, whole genome shotgun sequence DNA.
AACCTGAACCGGCACATCCGAGACCACACGGGCGAGCGGCCCTTTCCCTGCACCGGCTGCGACAAGTCCTTCAAAGACAGCGGCTCGCTCACGGCGCACATGCGCTGCCACACCGGCGAGCAGCCGTACAGCTGCCTGTTCTGCGGGAAGAACTTCAGCGGCCGGGGCAACATGACGCGGCACATGAGGATCCACACGGGGGAGAAACCCTTCAGCTGCTCGCTGTGCAGCAAGAGCTTCCACGTCAAGGAGCACCTGAGCCGACACATCAAGTACCACACGGGGGAGAAACCCTTCAGCTGCTCGGTCTGCGGCAAGGGCTGCGCCCAAAAAACAGACCTCAAGAAGCACATGAGGGTCCACACGGGGGAGAAACCCTTCAGCTGTCCCTTCTGCGGGAAGTGCTGCGCCGAGAAGGGCGACCTGACCAAGCACATGAGGGTGCACACGGGCGAGAAGCCCTTCAGCTGCAACGTGTGCGGGAAGAGCTGCGCGCAGAAAGGCAGCCTGAAGATCCACATGAGGGTCCACACGGGGGAGAAACCCTACAGCTGCTCGGTCTGCAGCAAGAGCTTCACCGTCACGGGACACCTCAGGAGACACATGAAGCTGCACGCCGCCGAGGCCCCACGCTCTGCTGCACATGCACTACAGGAAGTAGACGCTTCACACTTACTACAGGAAGTAGACGCTTCACACTCACTACAGGAAGTAGACGCTTCACACTCACTACAGGAAGTAGACGCTTCACACTCACTACAGGAAGTAGACGCTTCACACTCACTACAGGAAGTAGACGCTTCACACTCACTACAGGAAGTAGACGCTTCACACTCACTACAGGAAGTGGAAGCTTCGGACGCATCGTGACTAAGAAAAGGTGTTTGAATATTCCTTCTAAAAAACACTTTGtttgcacatttaaaatgtcttatatCACGTCATTTAAACACCGtagacccccccccctctctgtctgtctctgtctgtgtgtgtctctgtctctctctctctgtctgtctgtctctgtctctctctctgtctgtctctgtctgtctgtctgtctctctctgtctgtctgtctgtctaaataTAAGACAATACTGTTAAGTAtgcagtataacaatacaatagagtttacaaaaaatatacagtaacaaTCGAAGAGGGAAGAaatagtgcaatatcagtataggctgagatttaagatttcaatatagtgcaaggcagtcttcccccccctcccccgatGGCCCACCATCAGCagtaaagccagtcggactgatcccCCAGGTCCAAAaggtgcctcagaacacaccgaagagacttGAGTCACCAACCTCGAAATATGAATTATCCCTtgggaccacacaagggttaatacagcataaaacaagggttaatacagcataaaacaagggttaatacagcataaaacaagggttaatacagcataaaacaagggttaatacagcataaaacaagggttaatacagcataaaacaagggttaatacagcataaaacaagggttaatacagcataaaacaagggttaatacagcataaaacaagggttaatacagcataaaacaagggttaatacagcataaaacaagggttaatacagcataaaacaagggttaatacactgtattaacccttgttttatCCTTCGCTGTATTAACCTTTGTTTTATCCTTCGCTGTATTAACCTTGTTTTATCGCCGCTATATTAACCCCAggtggtccttcgggtcaccaGGACccaaggaccacacaagggttaaataataatttaatataataaaGACGCAGAACAGCAACACGACCCACACTGACCCAACGCTAGCAGCCCATTGGACCTGACTGCCGAGCTAGGAGCTCCACTAGCACACCTCCAATGGGCTACTTTCAAATGTCCCAGGCTAGTAGCTAGTAGCTGATAGCTGATAGCTAGTAGCTGATAGCTGGTAGCTAGTAGCTGGTAGCTAGTAGCTGATAGCTGATAGCTAGTAGCTGATAGCTGATAGCTAGTAGCTGATAGCTGGTAGCTAGTAGCTGATAGCTGGTAGCTAGTAGCTGGTAGCTAGTAGCTGATAGCTGATAGCTAGTAGCTGATAGCTGATAGCTAGTAGCTGATAGCTGGTAGCTAGTAGCTGATAGCTGATAGCTAGTAGCTGATAGCTGATAGCTAGTAGCTGATAGCTGGTAGCTATTAGCTGGTAGCTAGTAGCTGATAGCTGGTAGCTAGTAGCTGATAGCTGGTAgctagtagctgttagctgatAGCTAGTAGCTGGTAGCTGGTAGCTAGTAGCTGATAGCTGGTAGCTAGTAGCTGATAGCTGGTAGCTAGTAGCTGGTAGCTGATAGCTAGTAGCTGGTAGTTAGTAGCTGGTAGCTGATAGCTAGTAGCTGGTAGCTAGTAGCTGGTAGCTGGTAGTTAGTAGCTGGTAGCTAGTAGCTGGTAGCTAGTAGCTGGTAGCTGGTGCTAATCCCATCTGTGCCTAGCTTAACAAAGGTGGTGCTTAGCAAAGTTATCTTATTTCACCTGAAGCATCTTCACTCGTTGATTACCGGAACATGTctgttattttggggcatttggctgcctcttcctcctcctcctcctcttcctcctcctcctctacctcctcctcctcttcctcctcctcctcctctacctcctcctcctctacctcctcctcctcttcctcctcctcctctacctcctcctcctctacctcctcctcctcttcctcctcctcctctacctcctcctcctttacctcctcctcctcctcttccttctcctctacctcctcctcctctacctcctcctcttcctcctcctcctctacctcctcctcctcttcctcctccacctcctcctcctcctcttcctttatGAGTCAgacctttcccttttctttttgggCTTTCCGTCCTCAGTCTCCCACCCTGTCTGGTAACGTTACCGGGAGACTTTGTGTTCGTGCTGTTTGGGGGCTGCACTCTGTTGGTGCTTCCTGGGGCATCGGGGGGGCCACCCGGCTGCCCACGGTGCTGCTGAGGACCCCCCATGTAGGATCCAAACACTACCAGCCCCCCAGGGAAGGGCCCGACTCTCACTACTGCAGAACTGGAACAGGTTCTGgtatcctgctgctgctgggacacacacacacacacacacacacacacacacacacacacacacacacacacacacacacacacacacacacacacacacacacacacacacacacacacacacacacacacacacacacacacacacacacacacacacacacacacacacacacacacacacacacacacacacacacacacacacacacacacacacacacacacatacacacacacacacacacacacacacacacacacacacacacacacacacacacacacacacacacacacacacacacacacacacacacacacacacacacacacacacacacacacacacacacacatacatacacacacacacacacacacacacacacacacacacacacacacacacacacacacacacacacacacacacacacacacacacacacacatacatacacacacacacacacacacacacatacacacacacacacacacacacacacacacacacacacacacacacacacacacacacacacacacacacacacacacacacacacacacacacacacacacacacacacacacacacacacacacacacacacacacacacacacacacacacacacacacacagacacacacacacccacacacacacccacacacccatacacacacacccacacacacacacacaccacccacacacacacacacacacacacacatacacacacagagacccacagacacacactcagtgtgtgtgcgtctgaAGGTTATCATTATTAATACCAGGCTGAATGTTGATATATTTGGTTTCCAGTAGATCATGTGATGTTGATGTTTTCACTTCCTGTTTAACATCTCAGCTCACTTTATTgtgatattaaaatattaaaatatgaatctgCCAACAGTTCTCCTGTCagctgtctctgtatgtatgtatgtatgtatatatatatatatatatatatatatatatataaccatagatatgaacacaatcacacaaGTCAAAGTAGGGCTGTGTAATTAATCTAAATGTAATCCTGATTATGgtttcggctcccaatgatcacaaaaacagaataattgagaaatacaattatttagctcattatgtTTTGCAGTTAACTCTTATTATTTtctctcgtgttctgaatgaaaaaataaagttttaataGGACAAGTATTACGGCAAAGTTCACAaggtatgtgttttttttaaaaaaatttactttttccacagttttttaagttcaataattgcaataatctttccagaagtcaacgattagtaatcgtgttaaattatcgggatttcaatattgaccgaaatattATTTGTTTTCATAATCGAGCAGCGCTGAGTTAATGTGTCTGCTGGAGTTTAGAAGAAATACTGTGTACTTCCACTTCAGTACATTTGGACTTCTATCTGAGTATTACTACAGTAGTAAAGATAGGTGTAGCGTTGGTTTTAACATGGGGGGCACAGCATCctaacactatatatatatatatatatatatatatatatatatatatatatatatatatatatatagatatatatatatatatatatatatatatatatatatagatataatatattagggctgggcgatatggaccaaaagtcatatcccgatatattttggctgaatatcgatatacgatatatatcccgatatttttttccgcaaagtgagagcaaatgttcagtcaaagccaaaatcaaatatgacatgtcacaagtagtttcatagaaacagttgcaaaatcaaataaataataaaccggtttcttcacctggttcatgattaaatgctcagctgttcaaacaataaaatgtaaacctaaatgctgtataacaggagtaccttttttgaaatcaaagctccatatttgtgattcgttccaaaggtcaattaagcttttgatattaatataatctactttgttcaaaatgtaatgcctcatgcctgtaagcctaggtttatagtcccattcttccacttgatactgcttccacttaagtaaactaaaagatgaactatcgactacaaaacaaagaaactaat
It encodes the following:
- the LOC114551606 gene encoding gastrula zinc finger protein XlCGF8.2DB-like isoform X1 is translated as METEADGEDCGGPEPARNSHPLSQPETEDQTGDSSETDDSDWSPANEASSGLASSAAAARKRGEAAESDAGSPAKERPFPCSYCGKRFSLKGNLNRHIRDHTGERPFPCTGCDKSFKDSGSLTAHMRCHTGEQPYSCLFCGKNFSGRGNMTRHMRIHTGEKPFSCSLCSKSFHVKEHLSRHIKYHTGEKPFSCSVCGKGCAQKTDLKKHMRVHTGEKPFSCPFCGKCCAEKGDLTKHMRVHTGEKPFSCNVCGKSCAQKGSLKIHMRVHTGEKPYSCSVCSKSFTVTGHLRRHMKLHAAEAPRSAAHALQEVDASHLLQEVDASHSLQEVDASHSLQEVDASHSLQEVDASHSLQEVDASHSLQEVDASHSLQEVEASDAS
- the LOC114551606 gene encoding gastrula zinc finger protein XlCGF8.2DB-like isoform X2 — translated: METEADGEDCGGPEPARNSHPLSQPETEDQTGDSSETDDSDWSPANEASSGLASSAAAARKRGEAAESDAGSPAKERPFPCSYCGKRFSLKGNLNRHIRDHTGERPFPCTGCDKSFKDSGSLTAHMRCHTGEQPYSCLFCGKNFSGRGNMTRHMRIHTGEKPFSCSLCSKSFHVKEHLSRHIKYHTGEKPFSCSVCGKGCAQKTDLKKHMRVHTGEKPFSCPFCGKCCAEKGDLTKHMRVHTGEKPFSCNVCGKSCAQKGSLKIHMRVHTGEKPYSCSVCSKSFTVTGHLRRHMKLHAAEAPRSAAHSLQEVDASHSLQEVDASHSLQEVDASHSLQEVDASHSLQEVDASHSLQEVEASDAS